From Candidatus Korarchaeota archaeon NZ13-K:
CTGAGCGCTTTCATAGGCGGTCTCATAGGTTGGGTCCTCTCCCCGGCCGCTTATCCTCTGGGCATAGTGGATGTGATACTGACCGGCACCATGCCGGCCATAGCGGTCGGTCTCGTGATGAACGCCAACAAGATGAAGTACTACGTGATACTCATGCTCCTTTACATAAGTCAGGCCATAACAATAAACCTGGTACCTTACTACATCCCGGGACCGGCCGGGGGGTTCGATGAGGCTCCCCAACCGCTCTACTTCCTCCTGTTCGTTCCGACATGGTTACCCTGGATAGTCGTGCTGCTCACGCCGATAGGCTTCAGGACCCTGCCCAGGATGATAAGGGAGAGCGTGGGGGCGAGGAGGTTCGCTGCCATGTACTTCACGGTGCTCATCGGGATGTTCCTCTGGTGGATGCCATGGGAGTATCCTTACTGGTACGTATACAAGTACCCCGTGACGCTCACCATAGCCACCGTCAGCGTCTACCTCATATGGATACCGATCTTCTGCGTGATAATCACGATAATAGCGATCCCGATAATCGAGGGACTTAAGAGGAGCGGATTGCCCAAGGTGGCTGGGGCCATATGGTAGGGGGAAGATCCTCATCATGTCAGAGAGAGTCATTGAGCTCGAAGACGTCACATTCACGTATCCTGATGGCACAATAGCCCTAAAAAACCTATCTTTTTTCTTAAAAAGGGGAGAAGTGGTCGCGGTTGTGGGTGAGAACGGGGCCGGCAAGACCACCCTCTGCTACCTCCTCTCGGGAGTCATCCCTCACATATACGGGGGGACCATAAGGGGAAGGGTGAGCGTAGCCGGCGTCCAGCCCAAGGATCTGCCCATGAGGGAGCTCTCCAAGAAGGTCTCAATAGTTCTCCAGGATCCGGACTCCCAGATATTCTCGCCCACGGTCTTCATGGAGGTCGCCTTCGGTCCCAGCAACCTGGGTCTAAGCAAGGCGGAGATCCTTGAGAGCGTCAGGTGGGCGCTTGAGGTGACGGGGCTGAGCGGTCTCGAGGAGAGGTCCCCGGATGAGCTCTCCGGTGGACAGAAACAGAGGCTCGTGCTGGCCTCTGTTCTAGCCATGAGGTCCGAGGTGCTCGTGCTGGACGAGCCAACATCGCAGCTGGACCCTGTCGGGGTCAGGGAGGTGATGGGGACGCTGAGGGAGCTCAAGGAAAGGGGTGCGACCATGGTGATAACCACGCATCAGACGGAGGAGATAGCGGAGATAGCGGACAGGGTGATCGTGCTGAAGGAGGGCAGGATGCTCGCCATGGGGAGGCCCAAGGAGATATTCTCTAACGTGGAGCTCATGGAACACGCCGGGGTGAAGGCCCCAGATGTGGCGATCCTCGCGGAGAGGATCAGGAGGGAAAAGGGGGTTGAGCTGGACGGGGATATCCCGATAAATGAGTTCGAGGCCAGGGATATCCTCAGCAGGCTGCTGTCCAGGGGGAGGATCAGGGTATCCGGGGGAATCCGGCTGGAGCCCAGGGGGAGGAGGGAGGTCGTGATAGAGGTTAAGGGGGTACACTACGAGTACCCCGGGGGCGTGAAGGCCCTGAATGGTGTTGATCTGACCATTCACGAGGGTGACTTCCTGGGCGTGATAGGGATGAACGGCTCCGGCAAGTCCACCCTCGTCAAGACCATGATAGGCCTGCTGAGGCCGCAGAGGGGGAGCGTGCTCTTCAGGGGAGAGGACATCTCTAAGTTCACTGTCGGGGAGCTGGCCAGGAGGATAGGGCTGATACTTCAGAACCCGGACTACCAGCTCTTCACGATCTCGGCGCTGGAGGAGGTCATGTTCGGCCTCAGGAACATAGGGGTGAAGGGTGAGGAGGCAAGAAAAAGAGCTCTTGAGATCCTGGAGCTAGTGGGATTGAAGGAAAAAGCAGATTATTTTCCATTCAAGCTCAGTTTTGGGGAGAGGAGATTGCTGGCTGCCGCGGCGACCCTCGCGCTGGATCCTGAGGTCGTCATACTCGATGAGCCCACCACCGCCCAGGACTATAGGGGGAGGTACCTGCTGGCCGACCTCGCCAAGGAGCTCCATGCTAGGGGGAAGACGATAATAATGATAACGCACGACATGGACCTGATAGCCAGGTACGCTAACAGAGTGATCGTCATGGCTGGCGGCAAAATAATACTGGATGACGACCCTCACGTCGTCTTCAACAGGGTCGAGGAGCTAAGGGAGGCCGGGGTCATGCCACCCCAGATAACGAGGCTGGCAATTTCGCTGAGCGAGGAGGGGGTCCCGAGCGAGGTGATAAAGGTGGATGAGTTCCTCAG
This genomic window contains:
- a CDS encoding ATP-binding cassette domain-containing protein, translated to MSERVIELEDVTFTYPDGTIALKNLSFFLKRGEVVAVVGENGAGKTTLCYLLSGVIPHIYGGTIRGRVSVAGVQPKDLPMRELSKKVSIVLQDPDSQIFSPTVFMEVAFGPSNLGLSKAEILESVRWALEVTGLSGLEERSPDELSGGQKQRLVLASVLAMRSEVLVLDEPTSQLDPVGVREVMGTLRELKERGATMVITTHQTEEIAEIADRVIVLKEGRMLAMGRPKEIFSNVELMEHAGVKAPDVAILAERIRREKGVELDGDIPINEFEARDILSRLLSRGRIRVSGGIRLEPRGRREVVIEVKGVHYEYPGGVKALNGVDLTIHEGDFLGVIGMNGSGKSTLVKTMIGLLRPQRGSVLFRGEDISKFTVGELARRIGLILQNPDYQLFTISALEEVMFGLRNIGVKGEEARKRALEILELVGLKEKADYFPFKLSFGERRLLAAAATLALDPEVVILDEPTTAQDYRGRYLLADLAKELHARGKTIIMITHDMDLIARYANRVIVMAGGKIILDDDPHVVFNRVEELREAGVMPPQITRLAISLSEEGVPSEVIKVDEFLSLIEVMR